A DNA window from Amycolatopsis sp. DSM 110486 contains the following coding sequences:
- a CDS encoding alpha/beta fold hydrolase: protein MSGSDSQRKSLPTIVLVPGMWHAASAWDAVVKLLEADGFPCVPVTLPGPGRAGGDATFHGHRDHLERVLTGVAGDVVLVGHSYGGAVIGEIRAVPAVRSMIFVAAFCLEVGESVAAVNDAQPGSDAGASAIVRSGDYLSMAPETAKEAFYHDCPPAVAEQAVASLTPEFHDTRTTRATRAAWREVPSHYVVCTQDRAIVPDVQRTLAARLDSVREIDSGHCPMLSQPGRLARIIADVAVRTTRQ from the coding sequence GTGTCCGGTTCGGACTCACAGCGGAAGTCGTTGCCCACCATCGTCCTCGTGCCTGGGATGTGGCACGCCGCTTCGGCCTGGGACGCCGTGGTGAAGCTCTTGGAGGCCGACGGATTTCCGTGCGTGCCGGTGACGCTGCCCGGGCCAGGGCGGGCCGGGGGAGACGCCACCTTCCACGGGCACCGTGACCACCTCGAGCGGGTGCTCACCGGAGTGGCGGGTGACGTGGTTCTCGTCGGGCATTCCTACGGCGGTGCCGTGATCGGCGAGATCCGAGCGGTACCCGCGGTGCGCTCGATGATCTTCGTGGCGGCGTTCTGCCTTGAAGTGGGGGAATCGGTCGCCGCCGTGAACGACGCACAACCGGGTTCCGACGCGGGTGCCTCGGCCATCGTCCGGTCGGGGGACTATCTGTCCATGGCGCCCGAAACCGCGAAAGAGGCGTTCTACCACGACTGCCCGCCCGCCGTGGCGGAGCAGGCGGTCGCGAGCCTGACGCCGGAGTTCCACGACACTCGCACCACCCGGGCGACCCGAGCCGCTTGGCGGGAAGTGCCGTCGCACTACGTGGTGTGCACTCAGGATCGCGCGATCGTGCCGGACGTGCAGCGCACCTTGGCAGCACGGCTCGACTCGGTCCGGGAGATCGATTCCGGCCACTGCCCGATGCTGTCGCAACCGGGCCGGCTCGCCAGGATCATCGCGGATGTGGCGGTGCGGACGACCCGCCAGTGA
- a CDS encoding sugar phosphate isomerase/epimerase produces MPDLACSANTLRHADLATRIRAAAGAGFTAIGLRLDDYRSCGLADEAVRDLLDEHSLRILELEHTWDWAAGEPAPEEAAMFHLADTLGFRQLNVPMFTEHTRTELVESFGRLCDRAADHGVLVGFEFLPYSSARTLAQVWDVVAAADRSGGGVVIDFWHWFRSDAQAADLAAVPADRITSIQLCDVLPEPLPDLTTEARHHRLLPGHGAGSTAELLDALRRHGVTAPLSVEVFSDDLDALPPAAAAKAAFAAAEKTLATYGQLATAPWTTSLGQPGTRQ; encoded by the coding sequence GTGCCAGACTTGGCCTGCAGCGCGAACACCCTCCGCCACGCCGATCTCGCCACCCGCATCCGCGCCGCGGCCGGGGCCGGCTTCACCGCGATCGGCCTGCGGCTCGACGACTACCGCAGCTGCGGGCTGGCCGACGAAGCTGTGCGCGACCTGCTCGACGAGCACAGCCTGCGCATCCTCGAGCTGGAGCACACCTGGGACTGGGCGGCCGGCGAGCCGGCGCCCGAGGAAGCGGCGATGTTCCACCTGGCCGACACCCTCGGCTTCCGCCAGCTCAACGTCCCGATGTTCACCGAGCACACCCGGACCGAGCTCGTCGAGTCCTTCGGCCGGCTGTGCGATCGCGCCGCGGATCACGGTGTGCTCGTGGGGTTCGAGTTCCTCCCCTACAGCAGTGCCCGCACGCTCGCGCAAGTCTGGGACGTCGTGGCCGCCGCCGACCGGTCCGGTGGCGGCGTCGTCATCGACTTCTGGCACTGGTTCCGCTCCGACGCCCAAGCGGCCGATCTGGCCGCGGTCCCAGCCGACCGGATCACGTCGATCCAGCTCTGCGACGTCCTGCCCGAGCCGCTCCCCGACCTGACCACCGAAGCGCGGCACCATCGGCTCCTCCCCGGCCACGGCGCCGGAAGCACCGCCGAGCTGCTCGACGCCTTGCGCCGGCACGGGGTCACCGCACCCCTTTCAGTCGAAGTGTTCTCGGACGACCTCGACGCCCTGCCGCCCGCAGCTGCGGCGAAGGCGGCCTTCGCCGCAGCCGAAAAGACCCTGGCCACCTACGGGCAGCTCGCCACCGCGCCATGGACCACCAGCCTCGGGCAGCCCGGAACCCGGCAGTGA
- a CDS encoding alpha/beta fold hydrolase, translating into MELHVRRWTGGARTALLVHGLFSDSASWHRLGPSLAERGYTVLAPDLRGHGRSPRGRYSPTDWALDLIDTVGHTRIDLAVGHSLGGLALAVAAHAIRPGSAVYLDPAWRMSAEQDKRSRVEWSSWLEWTEPAQLRARLGESWPRDDLALRWDSMWRTDPAAIPGLAAGAGYDHSPEPAPWPALVLGADGSEYITEAHAQELRARGVTVETVAGSGHSWFRENFAGFLRRLDRWFAPAGARRQREGDS; encoded by the coding sequence ATGGAATTGCACGTTCGCCGCTGGACGGGAGGTGCCAGGACCGCACTGCTCGTCCACGGGCTCTTCAGCGACAGTGCTTCGTGGCACCGGCTGGGCCCCAGTCTGGCCGAGCGCGGGTACACGGTGCTGGCGCCGGACCTGCGTGGTCACGGCCGGAGTCCGCGCGGCCGGTACTCGCCGACCGACTGGGCGCTCGACCTGATCGACACGGTCGGCCACACCCGGATCGATCTCGCAGTCGGGCACTCGCTGGGCGGTCTCGCGCTCGCGGTGGCGGCGCACGCCATCCGGCCGGGCAGTGCGGTGTACCTCGATCCGGCGTGGCGGATGTCGGCCGAGCAGGACAAACGGTCCCGGGTCGAGTGGAGTTCCTGGCTGGAGTGGACCGAACCGGCTCAGCTCCGCGCGCGCCTGGGTGAAAGCTGGCCCAGGGACGACCTGGCCCTGCGCTGGGACTCTATGTGGCGGACCGACCCCGCGGCCATCCCCGGGCTCGCCGCCGGTGCCGGCTACGACCACTCCCCGGAACCGGCGCCGTGGCCGGCGCTTGTCCTGGGTGCCGACGGCAGTGAGTACATCACCGAAGCGCATGCGCAGGAACTGCGGGCTCGCGGCGTGACGGTCGAGACGGTCGCCGGTTCGGGGCATTCCTGGTTCCGTGAGAACTTCGCGGGGTTTCTCCGTCGCCTGGATCGCTGGTTCGCACCAGCGGGCGCTCGCCGGCAGCGAGAAGGAGATTCTTGA
- a CDS encoding SDR family NAD(P)-dependent oxidoreductase: MDRTLAGRTAVVTGGARGIGAGIVQRLAAEGATVAIWDRDLSGLVVSEAGTAFQVDVTDADSVARAHAATVAAVGEVDILVNNAGINGPVTPVEDYPPEAWRQVLEVDLTGVFLCTRAVLPGMKARRRGRILTVSSIVGKEGNPGISAYAAAKAGVIGFTKSLARELGDNGVLVNCIAPAITETEFFRQLTPEHIAASKAKIPLGRFLTVAEIAAMVAFVVGPDCTFTNGFTFDLSGGRATY; this comes from the coding sequence ATGGATCGAACCTTGGCCGGTCGCACCGCCGTGGTGACCGGGGGCGCCCGCGGAATCGGGGCGGGTATCGTGCAACGGCTGGCCGCCGAGGGAGCCACGGTGGCGATCTGGGACCGTGACCTCAGCGGACTCGTTGTTTCCGAGGCGGGCACGGCGTTCCAGGTCGATGTGACCGACGCGGACTCGGTGGCCCGGGCGCACGCCGCCACCGTGGCAGCCGTGGGCGAGGTGGACATCCTCGTCAACAACGCCGGCATCAACGGACCTGTCACCCCCGTGGAGGACTACCCGCCAGAGGCCTGGCGACAGGTGCTGGAAGTCGACCTCACCGGGGTGTTCCTCTGCACCCGGGCAGTGCTGCCCGGGATGAAGGCGCGTCGCCGCGGCCGGATCCTCACCGTGTCGTCGATCGTCGGCAAGGAAGGCAACCCGGGCATCAGCGCCTACGCCGCGGCCAAAGCGGGCGTCATCGGGTTCACCAAGTCCCTCGCCCGGGAGCTGGGCGACAACGGGGTACTCGTGAACTGCATCGCCCCGGCGATCACCGAGACGGAGTTCTTCCGCCAGCTCACCCCCGAGCACATCGCGGCCAGCAAGGCGAAGATCCCTCTCGGCCGATTCCTCACGGTGGCCGAGATCGCGGCCATGGTCGCCTTCGTCGTGGGCCCGGACTGCACCTTTACCAACGGATTCACGTTCGACCTCTCCGGCGGCCGCGCCACCTACTGA
- a CDS encoding ATP-binding cassette domain-containing protein, with amino-acid sequence MTGTHEPILVAQNLTKIYGGLTALAGISLELYPGEVLALVGDNGAGKSTLLGILSGNITPTSGHLMIDGEVRHLRRPADATAAGIATVYQDLALALDLDVADNLFLGRELSPRQGPGRWVRWLDRRRMMSEARAALDDIHIRIPDLRSECRKLSGGQRQAIAIARAVTWCKRALLLDEPTAALGVEQQREVLALIDKVRAKGIATILVSHQLPHVLEIADRIAVLRRGRLAGVLDRSEASTERLIALITGLETAA; translated from the coding sequence ATGACCGGAACGCACGAACCGATCCTCGTCGCGCAGAACCTCACCAAGATCTACGGCGGCCTGACGGCCCTGGCCGGAATCAGTCTGGAGCTCTACCCGGGCGAAGTGCTCGCCCTCGTCGGAGACAACGGTGCGGGCAAGAGCACCCTGCTCGGCATCCTCTCCGGCAACATCACCCCGACCTCCGGCCACCTCATGATCGACGGGGAGGTCCGGCACCTGAGGCGACCTGCCGACGCGACGGCGGCGGGGATCGCGACCGTGTACCAGGACCTCGCGCTGGCCCTGGACCTCGACGTGGCCGACAACCTGTTCCTCGGACGCGAACTGAGCCCCCGGCAGGGTCCCGGACGGTGGGTCCGGTGGCTGGACCGGCGCCGGATGATGAGCGAGGCGAGAGCGGCCCTCGACGACATCCACATCCGGATCCCGGACCTGCGCAGCGAATGCCGGAAGCTGTCGGGCGGGCAGCGCCAGGCGATCGCGATCGCCCGCGCGGTCACCTGGTGCAAGCGGGCCCTGCTGCTCGACGAGCCGACCGCCGCGCTGGGTGTGGAGCAGCAGCGGGAGGTGCTCGCGCTGATCGACAAGGTCCGGGCCAAGGGGATCGCGACGATCCTGGTCAGCCACCAGCTGCCCCACGTGCTCGAGATCGCCGACCGCATCGCGGTGCTCCGGCGCGGGCGGCTGGCCGGCGTGCTCGACCGGAGTGAGGCCTCGACGGAGCGGCTCATCGCGCTCATCACCGGGCTGGAAACCGCTGCGTAG
- a CDS encoding substrate-binding domain-containing protein gives MPRWRRTFALTLSAVTAAALAACSGGTSTSDSATKKFTVVYVPGVTQNPYFDTIKRSMEPGAARDGITLVHQGSPNFSATDQTRVLNAVLTQRPDLLVVAPVDPVAMRPPIQRFLSAGIPVITVDGTLADPSGLVSRIHGNGLQGGRLAGRQMAQYTGGTGTVAIINIMAGNTSLDQRVEGFEAGLREAAPNVRIAPVNNAGGNPSGSQAAARSLLVAYPDLKGIYGVTEVNAEGAAAALTAAGRTGSVPIVAYDGTPTEVKYLRDKSLQYLVVQNAKATGETAIRFASAYLRGDKAAVKPEVTLDAVGADLETIDHPDVKELLYGPAIN, from the coding sequence ATGCCCCGTTGGCGCAGAACGTTCGCGCTCACTCTCTCCGCCGTCACCGCCGCCGCGCTCGCCGCGTGCAGCGGCGGCACTTCGACCAGTGACTCGGCGACGAAAAAGTTCACCGTCGTCTACGTCCCCGGCGTCACTCAGAACCCCTACTTCGACACCATCAAGCGCTCGATGGAGCCGGGCGCGGCCCGCGACGGCATCACCCTGGTCCACCAGGGATCTCCCAACTTCTCTGCCACAGATCAGACGAGAGTGCTCAACGCGGTCCTCACCCAGCGACCCGACCTCCTGGTCGTCGCACCGGTGGACCCGGTCGCGATGCGCCCGCCGATCCAGCGATTCCTCTCCGCGGGGATCCCGGTCATCACGGTCGACGGCACGCTCGCCGACCCCAGCGGCCTGGTCAGCCGGATCCACGGCAACGGATTGCAGGGCGGTCGGCTCGCGGGCCGGCAGATGGCCCAGTACACCGGCGGAACCGGCACCGTCGCGATCATCAACATCATGGCCGGCAACACGAGCCTCGACCAGCGCGTCGAGGGCTTCGAGGCGGGCCTGCGCGAAGCCGCGCCCAACGTTCGGATCGCCCCCGTGAACAACGCCGGCGGGAACCCCTCCGGTTCCCAGGCCGCCGCCCGTTCCCTGCTCGTCGCCTACCCGGACTTGAAGGGGATCTACGGGGTCACCGAGGTCAACGCGGAAGGCGCCGCAGCCGCGCTCACCGCCGCCGGCCGAACCGGATCGGTCCCCATCGTCGCGTACGACGGAACCCCCACCGAAGTGAAGTACCTGCGCGACAAGTCACTGCAGTACCTCGTGGTCCAGAACGCCAAGGCCACCGGGGAAACCGCCATCCGGTTCGCCTCGGCGTACCTGCGGGGCGACAAGGCCGCGGTCAAACCCGAGGTGACACTCGACGCGGTCGGAGCCGATCTCGAGACCATCGACCACCCCGACGTCAAGGAGCTCCTTTATGGACCGGCGATCAACTGA
- a CDS encoding alpha/beta fold hydrolase, which translates to MTYLETPEVVLYFEDHLAKGEAPGDPLVLLHGWACDSSDWAALIGRFTPRHRVVTVDLRGYGRSSTGVDGYSPAVLARDVVRVLDALALGPAVVAGHSAGAEVAATIAVTYPEHVRALVTVDPAYGFGAEAEDRLRDVSRSLSGADPVQVAVDYFKAFDDNPSTPRELARLHRASAQRARPDVLREMFDEFAFGADSFHFLPGTGEFLRRRQAPLLAIYRNETRGVVGEQFAERADDQVLTYSGAGHWLHQEQPERFTADVERWLDGLDPDHTPTTGAQS; encoded by the coding sequence ATGACCTACCTCGAAACACCCGAAGTGGTGCTGTACTTCGAAGATCACCTCGCGAAGGGCGAGGCACCCGGCGACCCGCTCGTGCTGCTGCACGGCTGGGCGTGCGACTCGTCGGACTGGGCCGCGCTCATCGGGCGCTTCACCCCGCGGCACCGGGTCGTGACGGTCGATCTGCGTGGTTACGGCCGATCGAGCACCGGTGTGGACGGCTATTCGCCGGCGGTGCTGGCCCGAGACGTCGTCCGGGTGCTCGACGCGCTCGCGCTCGGACCGGCGGTCGTCGCGGGTCATTCGGCCGGTGCCGAGGTCGCCGCGACGATCGCGGTGACTTACCCGGAGCACGTGCGGGCGCTGGTGACCGTCGACCCGGCCTACGGTTTCGGGGCGGAGGCCGAGGACCGGCTCCGCGACGTCTCCCGCAGCCTGAGTGGTGCCGATCCCGTCCAGGTGGCCGTGGATTACTTCAAGGCGTTCGACGACAACCCGTCGACGCCCCGTGAGCTTGCCCGGCTGCACCGCGCGTCCGCGCAAAGGGCGCGTCCGGACGTGCTCCGGGAAATGTTCGACGAGTTCGCCTTCGGCGCGGACTCGTTCCACTTCCTCCCCGGCACCGGCGAGTTCCTGCGCCGGCGCCAGGCGCCGTTGCTCGCCATCTACCGCAACGAAACCCGTGGCGTGGTGGGGGAACAGTTCGCCGAGCGGGCCGATGACCAGGTCCTCACTTACTCGGGCGCCGGGCACTGGCTGCACCAGGAACAACCGGAGCGGTTCACCGCGGACGTCGAGCGATGGCTCGACGGCCTGGACCCCGACCACACCCCGACCACTGGAGCGCAGTCATGA
- a CDS encoding alpha/beta fold hydrolase → MTRLHVEEYGDGERTAVLIHGLSSSSATWQRLVPELTRAGYRVLAPDLAGHGRSARTRYSRERWAEDLLETLPAEPELAIGHSLGGVLLAMIAERLRPARAIYADPAWYPWQGVGYGEAQPAIRTAKGWSHADARAAHPQWSDELVAARVAELGTWDPETTHMDYLETAYVPVFPVVPSLIVRAGTSDLIAPALADHFQDVGFTVRTVPSTGHFLHLDDHKGFVAALDGWV, encoded by the coding sequence ATGACGCGATTGCACGTCGAGGAGTACGGCGACGGTGAGCGCACGGCTGTGCTGATCCACGGCCTCTCGTCGAGCTCGGCCACCTGGCAGCGGCTCGTTCCCGAGCTGACCCGCGCGGGCTATCGGGTCCTCGCGCCGGATCTCGCGGGCCACGGGCGTAGCGCTCGCACCCGCTACAGCCGGGAGCGGTGGGCCGAAGACCTGCTCGAAACCTTGCCGGCCGAGCCCGAACTGGCGATCGGGCATTCACTGGGCGGTGTGCTGCTCGCCATGATCGCCGAGCGGCTCCGACCTGCCCGCGCGATCTACGCCGATCCGGCCTGGTACCCGTGGCAGGGCGTCGGCTACGGCGAGGCGCAGCCCGCGATCCGAACCGCCAAGGGGTGGTCGCACGCCGACGCGCGAGCCGCACATCCACAGTGGAGTGACGAGCTGGTGGCGGCCAGGGTGGCGGAACTCGGCACCTGGGACCCGGAGACGACTCACATGGACTACCTCGAGACCGCCTACGTCCCGGTGTTCCCGGTCGTGCCGTCGCTGATCGTGCGGGCCGGCACGAGCGACCTGATCGCTCCGGCTCTCGCCGACCACTTCCAAGACGTCGGGTTCACCGTCCGGACGGTGCCGAGCACCGGTCACTTCCTTCACCTGGACGACCACAAGGGATTCGTCGCGGCGCTCGACGGCTGGGTGTGA
- a CDS encoding nitroreductase family protein: protein MTTSPQTLGLSADEVLTTTRSVRKRLDLDRPVPREVIEECVRVAAQAPSGRNRQQWDFVFVEEPDRKRAVAEIWLRGLMAGDGSGSAGPLPTRMSFASAEWRRIAESLGHLAEHLHEVPVLLIPCLRVDDRSSLDTIRGQAGNWGSVLPAFWSFMLAARERGLGTAWTTAHLTYEREMAELLGIPYDTVVQAALTPVAYTIGTSFKPGSRADSGDFLHWDQW from the coding sequence ATGACGACGTCACCGCAGACTCTCGGCCTGTCCGCCGACGAGGTCCTCACCACCACCCGTTCGGTGCGTAAGCGCCTCGACCTCGATCGGCCGGTGCCGCGGGAGGTGATCGAGGAATGCGTGCGCGTGGCCGCGCAGGCACCGTCCGGGCGCAACCGGCAGCAGTGGGACTTCGTGTTCGTCGAGGAGCCGGACCGCAAACGGGCCGTCGCCGAGATATGGCTGCGCGGGCTGATGGCCGGGGACGGCTCCGGTTCGGCAGGCCCGCTGCCCACCCGGATGAGCTTCGCCTCGGCCGAGTGGCGGCGGATCGCCGAAAGCCTCGGGCACCTCGCCGAGCACCTGCACGAGGTGCCGGTGCTGCTGATCCCGTGCCTGCGAGTGGACGACCGGTCCTCGCTGGACACGATCCGCGGCCAGGCCGGCAATTGGGGCTCGGTGCTCCCGGCGTTTTGGAGCTTCATGCTCGCGGCCCGGGAACGCGGCCTCGGCACTGCGTGGACTACGGCGCACCTGACGTACGAGCGGGAGATGGCCGAACTGCTCGGCATTCCGTACGACACCGTCGTGCAGGCCGCGCTCACGCCGGTCGCCTACACGATCGGCACGAGCTTCAAACCGGGCTCCCGTGCCGACAGCGGCGACTTCCTGCACTGGGACCAGTGGTGA
- a CDS encoding TIGR03621 family F420-dependent LLM class oxidoreductase — MTNRPFRFGVSLLATGSRSTWQARARQAEDLGYDTLQVPDHLGMPAPFPALVSVAEATSLTVGTYVLNAGFYRPALLARDVADTALLTDGRLEVGLGTGAIAAEFEAAGVPFPSGGARVEGLARTVAEMKQALAAVGVPVPPLLLAGDGDRMLRLAAREADIVGLSLLSATRPGADPAKVLDDRVSFVRMAAGGRLSALQLNLFVSTVSVSGEVDLSFARAAAPDLPEEHLLSLPGVLVGSARTIADRLLDYRETHGITYLSVLEPAMQEFGKVIELLR; from the coding sequence ATGACGAACCGTCCCTTCCGCTTCGGCGTCAGCCTCCTGGCCACCGGCTCACGCTCGACGTGGCAGGCCAGGGCCCGGCAGGCCGAAGATCTCGGCTACGACACCTTGCAGGTCCCCGACCACCTCGGTATGCCGGCGCCGTTCCCCGCGCTGGTTTCCGTGGCCGAGGCGACCTCACTGACCGTGGGCACGTACGTGCTGAATGCCGGATTTTATCGTCCGGCTCTGCTCGCCCGTGACGTCGCCGACACGGCTCTCCTCACGGACGGCCGGCTGGAGGTGGGCCTCGGTACCGGCGCTATCGCGGCGGAGTTCGAGGCCGCCGGGGTGCCGTTCCCCAGCGGGGGAGCGCGGGTCGAGGGCCTGGCCCGCACTGTCGCCGAAATGAAGCAGGCCCTCGCGGCCGTCGGTGTCCCGGTCCCGCCCTTGCTGCTGGCCGGCGACGGCGACCGCATGCTGCGGCTCGCGGCGCGGGAAGCCGACATCGTGGGGCTGTCGCTCCTGTCCGCGACCCGGCCCGGTGCGGACCCGGCGAAGGTGCTGGACGACCGCGTCTCGTTCGTCCGGATGGCAGCGGGTGGTCGACTCTCCGCCTTGCAGCTCAATCTTTTCGTCTCAACCGTGTCGGTTTCCGGGGAGGTCGACCTGTCCTTCGCCCGCGCGGCGGCCCCCGACCTTCCTGAGGAACACCTGCTGTCCCTGCCGGGCGTGCTGGTCGGCTCCGCCCGCACGATCGCAGACCGGCTGCTGGACTACCGCGAGACCCATGGCATCACCTACCTCAGCGTGCTCGAGCCGGCCATGCAGGAGTTCGGAAAGGTCATCGAACTCCTCCGCTGA
- a CDS encoding ABC transporter permease, whose product MNVPSPKRTAAPVHRDPLQPATAIPELTSRRPRPLPDFLERNASLWTLGVLVLIIVGFAATTDNFLTKQGWQAISVSGTEILLLAVGETFVIVSGGIDLSIGAVLGFSGMVSAVVMRSLLGTGSGAGLVMVTGLVVSLTVGAVFGLVNGLVITRFKVTPFIVTLGALGVAEGATLLLNGGQDISDLPPRLSEIGNLLLADGWLAVPVAVAVAVTVVAWVFLAKTRYGRRAHAIGSNAQAAVRTGIDVRAQLVRTYVLSGLVAGLAGYLAMAQLGVATITAGQSDELSAIAAVVIGGASLSGGRGSIAGTAIGAAIIAVLETGLVIAKANSAWQLIVVGAILVGAVLADQQRVRAARSA is encoded by the coding sequence ATGAACGTCCCGTCCCCGAAGCGGACAGCGGCACCGGTCCACCGCGATCCTCTGCAACCGGCAACCGCGATCCCGGAGCTCACCTCTCGGAGACCCCGGCCCCTGCCGGACTTCCTCGAACGCAACGCCAGCCTGTGGACGCTCGGCGTGCTCGTGCTCATCATCGTCGGCTTCGCCGCCACGACCGACAACTTCCTGACCAAGCAGGGCTGGCAGGCGATCTCCGTCAGCGGCACCGAAATCCTCCTCCTCGCCGTCGGGGAGACGTTCGTGATCGTCTCCGGCGGAATCGACCTCTCGATCGGCGCCGTGCTCGGGTTCTCCGGCATGGTCTCCGCCGTCGTGATGCGCAGCCTGCTCGGCACCGGCTCCGGAGCCGGGCTGGTCATGGTCACCGGGCTCGTGGTTTCCCTGACCGTCGGAGCTGTCTTCGGGCTGGTCAACGGACTGGTGATCACCCGCTTCAAAGTCACCCCGTTCATCGTGACGCTCGGGGCGCTGGGTGTGGCCGAGGGCGCGACCCTGCTGCTCAACGGGGGTCAGGACATCTCCGACCTCCCTCCTCGGCTCTCGGAGATCGGCAACCTGCTCCTGGCCGACGGGTGGCTCGCCGTCCCGGTGGCGGTAGCGGTGGCCGTGACCGTCGTCGCCTGGGTGTTCCTGGCGAAGACCCGGTACGGACGCCGGGCACACGCCATCGGGAGCAACGCCCAGGCAGCCGTCCGGACGGGCATCGACGTACGGGCCCAGCTCGTGCGCACCTACGTGCTGTCGGGACTCGTCGCGGGCCTGGCCGGCTACCTCGCGATGGCACAGCTCGGGGTGGCGACCATCACCGCGGGGCAGAGCGACGAACTGTCCGCGATCGCCGCCGTCGTGATCGGCGGGGCGAGCCTGTCCGGTGGACGCGGTTCCATCGCCGGCACCGCGATCGGCGCCGCCATCATCGCCGTGCTGGAGACCGGGCTCGTGATCGCCAAGGCGAACTCCGCGTGGCAGCTCATCGTGGTCGGCGCCATCCTCGTCGGCGCCGTGCTCGCCGACCAGCAGCGGGTCCGCGCCGCCCGCTCCGCGTGA
- a CDS encoding alpha/beta fold hydrolase, translating to MPSTKTGPAELFYTDQGTGDPVLLVHGLACDSHDWLFQFDAFTAGHRVLAPDLRGHGRSSAPAWGYTPQEFAADLAGLLDQLGTGPVVAVGHSLGGNVVSALAVARPDLVRAVVAVDPAYGTSQATAAALANLSEQLGTYEGNEIAATAFAALEPSAQPWLRSWHGRRITGMEPRVLAEAFHRIYFGDGQFGVRPASDEFLAARSCPVLAVHGSAELADWERSLCAHPASQAVAWPGAGHWLHQERADEFTTLVLDWIAKLPD from the coding sequence ATGCCCTCTACGAAAACCGGCCCGGCCGAGCTGTTCTACACCGATCAGGGCACCGGCGATCCGGTGCTGCTGGTCCACGGCCTGGCCTGCGATTCGCACGACTGGCTGTTCCAGTTCGACGCGTTCACGGCCGGCCACCGCGTGCTCGCACCGGACCTGCGCGGGCACGGTCGCTCGTCGGCGCCCGCGTGGGGCTACACCCCGCAGGAGTTCGCCGCGGACCTTGCCGGCCTGCTCGACCAGCTCGGCACAGGACCGGTTGTCGCCGTGGGACACTCGCTCGGCGGCAATGTGGTCTCCGCGCTGGCCGTCGCCCGCCCCGATCTGGTCCGCGCGGTCGTCGCGGTCGATCCCGCGTATGGGACCAGCCAAGCGACGGCCGCGGCGCTCGCGAACCTGTCGGAACAACTGGGCACCTACGAGGGCAACGAGATCGCCGCGACCGCGTTCGCCGCGCTGGAGCCGTCCGCCCAGCCGTGGCTGCGGTCCTGGCACGGCCGGCGGATCACGGGCATGGAGCCCCGGGTCCTGGCGGAAGCTTTCCATCGCATCTACTTCGGCGACGGCCAGTTCGGCGTGCGACCCGCCTCGGATGAGTTCCTGGCCGCCCGCAGCTGCCCGGTGCTGGCCGTGCACGGCTCCGCGGAACTGGCCGACTGGGAACGCTCGCTGTGCGCGCACCCGGCCAGCCAAGCGGTGGCCTGGCCGGGTGCCGGGCACTGGCTGCACCAGGAACGCGCCGACGAGTTCACCACGCTGGTGCTGGACTGGATCGCGAAGTTGCCGGACTGA
- a CDS encoding SDR family NAD(P)-dependent oxidoreductase codes for MSPERVAVVTGGAGALGSTIARYLARDGATVVLADRDGDHAAAVAREIAEETGSAAVGWASDVSSDEGNHALVDRVRDTYGRLDQLVNNAALNQKSSFGELGEHEWQSVLSVNLWGPASLCQAAAPLWRASGGGQVVNIASRTWLSGGPLAYVSSKAGLVGLTRALAVELGPLGVTVNAVAPSTVATSFVTDGRTGDELARHLERHRRMTLLSRMATPADVAEAVAFLASPRAAFITGEVLHVAGGAQLAPAP; via the coding sequence ATGAGCCCCGAACGGGTCGCCGTGGTCACCGGTGGAGCCGGTGCGCTCGGCAGCACCATCGCCCGGTACCTGGCCCGCGACGGCGCGACCGTCGTGCTCGCGGACCGCGACGGTGACCACGCCGCCGCAGTCGCCCGCGAGATCGCCGAGGAGACCGGCTCAGCCGCGGTCGGCTGGGCTTCCGACGTTTCCTCAGACGAAGGCAACCACGCACTCGTCGACCGGGTGCGCGACACCTACGGCCGGCTCGATCAGCTCGTGAACAACGCCGCTTTGAACCAGAAGAGCAGCTTCGGTGAACTCGGCGAGCATGAGTGGCAGAGCGTGCTGTCGGTGAACCTCTGGGGTCCCGCGTCGCTGTGTCAGGCCGCGGCGCCGCTGTGGCGCGCGAGCGGCGGCGGCCAGGTCGTGAACATCGCGTCGCGAACGTGGCTCAGCGGTGGCCCGCTCGCGTACGTGTCGTCCAAGGCCGGCCTGGTCGGGCTCACCCGCGCGCTGGCCGTCGAGCTGGGACCGCTGGGCGTGACGGTCAACGCGGTCGCGCCGAGCACCGTGGCCACGTCGTTCGTCACCGATGGGCGCACGGGCGACGAGCTCGCCCGGCATCTGGAGCGGCACCGGCGGATGACCCTGCTGTCCCGGATGGCCACGCCCGCCGACGTCGCCGAAGCTGTCGCGTTCCTGGCTTCGCCCCGCGCCGCGTTCATCACCGGCGAAGTGCTGCACGTCGCCGGTGGTGCTCAGCTGGCGCCCGCCCCCTAG